GGGGCAGTGGCGTTTGGAGAGGGTGAGcgggaagaggaagagtgagagagatacagaggtcagaggtttaCGCTTTTTGCTCTGCGCAGGAGCTCTCACTCAGGGGGCCACTTTGGCACGGCGGTTTCTGTTTCTCCCACTGGCACATGGCGTTGGCGTAGCCCACAATCACTTTGTCCATCCAGGTGAGCGGCTGGGGGAAGAGCACCGCGCCCTCGAAGAAGCCCAGGTGGCCTCCGTGTAGCGTCAGGGAGAAGATGACGTTCGGCTTCTTTGCTAAAGGATGACACAACAGCACACAGTCATTAGGCCTCTGTACTGTGCATGACGTGAAATCAGCAGTATCTGAAAACCAACAATGGACACACGTCCAAATATGGGTTTTCCAGTGGATATTCTGTGCCTATTACAGATAGCAAGGGTGTGTTTGCATGGTCAAATAGATAAAAGCATGACTCAACTTCTGGCAGGTATGAGCAGCCACTACTACAGCGGAAGGTTTGAACCAATCAATAAGTTGCTAAAGATACAGTGtctcaaacacaacacagcttCTCTGTTGAATTATTCAATCAGTAAATGTCTTCCAAAGATTAGGCTCTGACTGGTTAATTTAGTTCTTCCACTGTGTAACTTGGAGGTGATTTATAGGATATAAACATTTGAGACAAGTCTCTCTTTGACTCACACTCAGCCTTGTGCTTGCTTAGCTGCCACAATACgaccaaaagtatgtggacattGTCTATGCCTTTGTGTACAAACCAAGGTCCAttaagaacttttttttaagtttgctgTGGAAGAACATGACAGGTCTGCAGAGCTCTGATCCTCAACCCCATCACACTCTTTAAGAGTGAACCTCAGCACTGACATATCAACCAACATCAGTGTTGGACCTCACTAACAGTCTTGAGGCtgaatgggagcaaatccctgcagcctAGATGCTCCTGATTTTGGAACATTCACGTGTCTAATGTTCAGGTGTCTacatacttttggccatgtAGTGTAATCATTACCAACTGACACGACAGAATTTAGTGCTACACCTACACACCAGGTTTTAAAACTCTACTTGGGAGAGATATGGGTAATGACTGAcgttacacctgtgtttttctACAGTCTCTAAACATCGTTCATTCAtactgattttatttaattcttacTGATTTTATTTAATCCAAAGTAAATAAACCCTGACCTTGAGGTAGGTCACCTCCATACTGAAGCCAAACCAATAAcctcttcttttttaatctttctgaCTGGCGTTTGAACCAATCTGGATTGCTGCGGACAAGGACCAGGCACCGTGGTCTCCTGAAAAGGATCGGTCTGAATCTCTTTGTTCTCCTGCTCTTATCTGGGTTAGTGGGGTAGCCTGGTGCGGTTGACTTCTGATCAAGATCCCTACGGGGCTTTCACCACTCATGAACTATTCTTGACAGCTGCCGGGACAGCTGAGTGCTCCCCAACAACTGGAGCCACCGCCTAAACCGGCGCTGAGCGACAGGTTGAAACAGAACGTTCTGGAGAACAGCTCGAACTAAAAAGAAGACGTTCAATCATTAAAGACAAACGTATACGCACATCAGTGAGCAAAACTATTGTCTCAAGGTTTCActgtgtttcacttttttgaaCCTGTTGCCTCTTTAAACTTTATCAAAAATTATACTAAAGCCACATTTAGTACATTAATGCAGTAAAGGAAATCTGAGGAGACTATACCTTGTCTAAGCATTTTAGAGCAAATATAATAACACTTTTAGCTTCATATTACTGCCTTCATAGTACGCAGTTAACTCTTATCATCAAACATATTTAATCTAGAGTAATTACAGCACCAACACAGCAACTGTATTTCTGTTGAGTCCCTCCCTGGTAGTCATGTGTCTGAGTCACTGTTCATTTTAGAGCAAAGGGCAGCTGATCCACATTTCAGTCAGTGTTTCTCTCTAGAGGCACATGAAGGATAGAGACACATGTACTTCCAGTCAGGacttatacacacaaacacacccacatacacacactgttaaaTGATTTCCTTTTCCAAAAATAGTTAAGTAAGTTTAAATATAGCACAGGCTGAGGAGAAGGGAAGAGACGGCCTCTTCTCGTTTGTAAATGACGCTCAAACAACATGCATAGATCATTAgagaataaaaccaaaaatgttggGAACATGTGAAAGAGTTAAACTCACTTTAAACAGATAGCTAAAGAGACTGGTACAGCTGCTGGAACACACCAAAATATGTTACTCATAGACTTGCCCTGTGTGCCACACCTTGTGGTGTTCAAGCCAACTCATCAAAGGTTCTTTTGAGATTGCAGACATGTTTCTAAATCTGCTGTAAAACTGCAGCCATAGGTAAAtgtctgttattttaaaaaCCTGTTGACTCAATAGAGGATCAACTGCAAATATGTGCTTCAATCTGCATTGAATACCATCTTCTCGTCAAAggagatcctttttttttgtggaaatcTTTTtacaacaaatcaataaatatggTACATATATGGTACGTGTAGTTTATCTGGTTTTAAGCTAAGCCAAATACTTAGCTGTGTCCTtcaaggtcattttttttactatgggatttatttaaatctgttgCAGCCGCAGCATCGCCCACCACTGTTTGTCCCCATCACTGAAATGTAAGTagaataatatgaaatatatgaaattCAGAGTTAATACTAGCAAGTAAATGGCCAATAAAAGATCATAAGAATCTATGTGTGTAGACTTTGTAAGTGTTAAGGTGAACATGGTTAAAATAGCAGTTTTTTAATACTAGGGTtttgtactgctgctgctgtagctgtGATTCATGCGGTTAGTTACCTGCTAGTGTGCGAGGGATGGTGAGCAGTGAGTCATGAACCAGAGGGTCATCTGCAGAGTTCACTAGCAGCAGTGGCACATTTACCtggaacaataacaataatacatcacacaaatgcataaaCAGACCAAAGAGAGAAACATCATATCAGATGATGCGAGGTGGATGGTGCAAAGTTCTTACGTTGTGAATATAATGGACACAACTCTCCTTCTCATAGTACTCTTTGAGAGAGCTGTGGCCGTGGAATTTTCTGTTGACACaccaaaaacaggaagtgtcaTTAAATAGTGCCactgaacaaacacatgacCAATAATTCATATTCTCACCCTTGACAAGTGGAAGAACATTACTGTAATCCCCCACATCGATACAACACTGTGAGCTGTGACTTTCACTGGAAGCAATCTGAAATAATTTGTTCCTCAACATACCTCATGATGTTGTCGTCAATCTGCATGAGAGATGTCGCTGTGTACAGACGACCAAGATCCAGATCTCTCACTTTGACTGGGTTTCCCCCAAACAGACTGTGCCTGTAACACgcaaaaaatacatacacaaacattaatCATAGAACATGTTGAAATCACTGACTGCTCAGCGTGCAGTATATTACTCAACCACGAGTGCAAAGCAGTGAGGGACTGTatgaaaatgattgatttatgTAGAGGGGGCTGAaccttatgttttttttatttttttccaaaagcatGACCCTCCACagtgatattattatttaatttggaTGCTCCCTTGACTGTGAAAAGACTACAATAGCGTCTgacaaatatctcaaaataatataaCAGTATTGGTATAACTTGATTTACCATTCTTAACTAaaagaggcaaagaaaaaactatttaagaAGGTGTACCTTGagtactttaaattaaaatattactttAGGATTTGGTTTTACATAATGggataaacaaattaaaagaccTTCCCGTACATTCCTTATAAGTAAGACTACCCCttactttagtaaaagaaaaaaaaaaatcatgattcCTTTTCCGATCCCCTCCCTCATAAACTGCATGCAGTCCCTTACTTTTAGGTTTAACGCTTACTAAACCCCAACCATATTCTCTTATAAGtaacagcagaataaaatgtACAGCCTCAACCTGCTTAACCTGCACAGATCTTTGATAGAGCGGTCATCTGCCTCTACCGTTGAATACAATCTAAACATGACTGATCCAGAAAACCCTTTTGCTGTATCTGCAGGGTGAGCCACACTCTTTATGTGGAAGTTTAGAGAATGTTTAGATAATTGACAAACCACGTTGTATGTTATATTGGTGAGAATTTAAAGCACCGTTTTTGGCAAACAGCAATAAAGAACATGTGGATAGAACTTTGCAGGAATGAAAAACTATAGGAGGTAGTAAAATGTTTGATACCTGTGTGAGAGGATGATTTTCTTCATGTTGTCAGCCATGAGAAAGTTATAGAAACGTCTGAACTGGTCCCACTGTAGGAATGTTTCCTGTGCCCTGAgagataaagacaaacacacaggaagttAGCTTTGTGCAGACTGTCCAAACAACACACTAAATGTACTCTGTAATCCACTGGACAAAGAGTCGAGTGGAGAGAAGCAATGGTGTCAGGCATTAAAATGCAGCTCACTGACAGAGACAGgctaaacaaacacagcaactaaagacacttaaaaaataaCCGACCATTAGatagaatgtttttatttttatcatttcaataCCATTTCTGGtcaaatacatcaataaaaataatcaaaagtatGTGTTTGTTAAGCACACATTATTTGTGGATAAAAGGGAGAGCCACAGCTCTCAAGGAACGCTAACAGAAGGGCCATCTTAGGTTTGAACACTGATTTGAAAGCAGAGCATTCATTAAAGCGAAGAAACTGCAAATCCAATTTCACAAAAGGCCAGTCTCTACAACACACACCCTTCCCCACGGCCATCATCCAAACTTTAACAGACCCAGCCTGTCATGTCTGCCAAGAGACGCTGGCTGCATTTGAAACGCAGAAGGTGTGGCTCTAACACCCACACGCACTCGtggtttaaaaacacaccactgtaatacatgtgtttgtgctgcGTGATTCACAAATGCGACACTTTGTACACATAATGTTTATCCTGGACATGTTGTCATTTAAAAGTATTGAGGCAAAGATTCATATTATAGAAAACACAGcttgaacacacaaaaaacaccattGATGGTCCTTCAcaacaagctttttaaaaaggttgcCTGTCTTGTTGCTCgcattttaaaaaatccaaattaCAACTTAAGCAACAGAGTGAGTGTATAACTGAAGATTATAGTAAATAGAATAGCTGAATGATTAAAAAGCTGATGAGAGATGCTTAGACCCGAAGACTACACGTGTGATTATATTTTGCAAGCGCTAATTATTTTGTGGCATTATGCTGAGCTTAATTTATATTTAGAAATGTGTGCACATCAAGCGCTGGTgttgtaaaagtgctttgatgATACGATGCATTTTAATTACGAGATGAGAGGAAACAACCCACCTGAGAGCGCTGTAGCCCTGACAGACGCTGACGCAACACAGCACCCGCTCCTGGTTCATCCTGTTCTCGCCCAGGAACTTACAGACAATGTTTCCACCCAGACTGAAGCCCACCACCATCAGCTGGGTCTGAGGATAAGTCCGCTTAATGTAGCCGACCATGGCGGCAAACTCCCATGTGCACCCTGTGAGGGGAAACGGTACGGTTACAAATCAATACATAACACCTCTGTAGGACGGAGCgttttctctctgctcagcaGTTCCAGCTGAAGGTGCCTTTAGCTCAGAGCAgtaaatgtgtctctttttagaCCTCTTAAACAAGCTCAGGTCTTAAATCTCTTATTATATCAAACTCTGGGAGCTTTAGGTTCACTAACAAGCTCATATAGCccttttagcttttattttcacattattttgtaCAAAGATTTTATATTAGAATACCTTTAACTAAGTCAGATTATATAAAAATTAAGTGAAGCTATTACAAAAGgatgtccttttttaaaactacTTTAAAGTAATAAGTCTGTCTTCACTGCTATGAGAATGTCTTCGGACCAAAGCTTCTTAAGCACCAACCTGAACAGCGGGTTTGATAAAAGCAACATTTGATTTGaccaaattaaaaacatattttccatttctagttatttctattttaaaagaTGATTTTAAGGTTACAGGACTGTGAAACTGAAGTCAGCCCTTTGGTCTCACCGTAGGTAAACATGCGCGGAGAGGTAAGCTCGATGTTGGGAAGAGCTCCTAGGTGGTTCAGCACAGAGCAGCGGTAACCTTCCTTCTGGGCGTGATCCACAAAGGTTCGGATGTAATGCTTCTCACTATGGTTACCAATACCAGGGCATATCACCATGGTGATGTCATCTGGTGAAACAGAAAGATGGAATCGAAGAGATGTTAGCCAGAGAGAAATATGGAAGTATGGAGTATGTCACATGGAGTATGTCACTCTCCTAAAAGGCAGATTATTAGATTTAAAAGGAGCACTGCAGCTGACGGCAAACAAAGGCTAAGGCTTTTTGTCTGTGATATATGGCTTTAGAAAAGCAGAATGGAAATAGTAACAATACTTTTTTGGGAATGTGAAACTTAAGCTTTCTGAAAGGAGATCACTGTTGAAGTGGTGGATGTCAGGGTTCAACTGAGGCATTCAAAGAAAGGAATCCATCTCTAAAACGGTCCTCACAGGCTGCATTATAAACCTGTCATGCCTCATTTTAAGATTTAGACTTGACTTCCTGAGTCTGTTTTCCATCCACATATCTCTAGCCACCATCTATAAAGTGTAATCCAACTAGCAGCAAATgatcaaaaaataatttaaaaaaaatagatcgAAAGTATCACCTCCTGTTCGATGGTCCCCAAGTGGCtcaaagaggtcaaaggtcgcaGTGGCCCCATCCTGCATGGGTAAGTACTTCCTGACTCCACTTGGGTGAGGGGAGCTCACCCGGCCAAGTTTACCATACAGTGCCGTCTGGAGGTGACCGCTCTTACCCCACAGTAAGGGAGGAATGtacctgaaaaacacaaaaattggACTCTGCTATTAAATTTGATATAGAAACATGAGCTTATTCTGCTAATGCACTCGATAAAAGCACAAGGTTACTGCCCTGAAATAGCATTAACACAATTTTATCCTGAGCAGAGGAATTTGCATTGGTGGTTTATGACACAGACGTGAACATCCTGGTACATATTTTGCATTACAAAGTCACATTTCTGATGCAGCTTTTGATAGAGTGCTTCATGCTCCCAACAGACATCAATGTTTAACGTCAGTAAATGCTGTGTAA
This region of Anoplopoma fimbria isolate UVic2021 breed Golden Eagle Sablefish chromosome 2, Afim_UVic_2022, whole genome shotgun sequence genomic DNA includes:
- the LOC129099931 gene encoding monoacylglycerol lipase ABHD2, producing MNTHESDVHTISPELPAMFDGMKLAAVATVLYILVRCLNLKSPTAPPDLTYQDTALNRFLLKSCPQLTKEYIPPLLWGKSGHLQTALYGKLGRVSSPHPSGVRKYLPMQDGATATFDLFEPLGDHRTGDDITMVICPGIGNHSEKHYIRTFVDHAQKEGYRCSVLNHLGALPNIELTSPRMFTYGCTWEFAAMVGYIKRTYPQTQLMVVGFSLGGNIVCKFLGENRMNQERVLCCVSVCQGYSALRAQETFLQWDQFRRFYNFLMADNMKKIILSHRHSLFGGNPVKVRDLDLGRLYTATSLMQIDDNIMRKFHGHSSLKEYYEKESCVHYIHNVNVPLLLVNSADDPLVHDSLLTIPRTLAAKKPNVIFSLTLHGGHLGFFEGAVLFPQPLTWMDKVIVGYANAMCQWEKQKPPCQSGPLSESSCAEQKA